A window of the Enoplosus armatus isolate fEnoArm2 chromosome 5, fEnoArm2.hap1, whole genome shotgun sequence genome harbors these coding sequences:
- the tnfaip1 gene encoding BTB/POZ domain-containing adapter for CUL3-mediated RhoA degradation protein 2, translating to MSGDSCLPQHHTQSDSTSLAPPLACPKTKTNAKTCSYRGAAGLGNKYVRLNVGGTLFYTTLQVLTRQSSMLKAMFSGKKEVFTDKEGWILIDRNGKHFGSILCYLREGTVALPKGRQAIQELLAEAKYYLVQGLVELCHNTLQGNEEQPLCVIPVVTSSKEEERLIQSSTKPVVKLVYNRSNNKYSYTSNSDDNLLKNIELFDRLSLSFNGRVLFIKDVIGDEICCWSFYGQGRKLAEVCCTSIVYATEKKQTKVEFPEARIYEETLNTLLYETMPLPDNSLLEATRRSYSNCGSHSEEEEGGPGGAEPRERVRRIHVKRYSTYDDRPLGH from the exons ATGTCCGGGGACAGCTGCCTGCCCCAGCATCACACCCAGTCCGACTCCACCTCCCTAGCCCCTCCTCTGGCCTGTCCCAAGACCAAGACCAACGCCAAGACCTGCAGTTATCGAGGAGCGGCGGGCCTCGGCAACAAGTATGTGCGGCTCAACGTCGGCGGGACCCTGTTTTACACCACGCTGCAAGTGCTGACAAGGCAGAGCTCCATGCTGAAAGCCATGTTCAGCGGAAAGAAGGAAGTGTTCACTGATAAGGAAG GTTGGATCCTGATCGACCGCAATGGGAAACACTTTGGCAGCATCCTGTGCTACCTGCGTGAAGGCACAGTTGCCTTGCCGAAAGGTCGTCAGGCTATCCAGGAACTGCTGGCTGAGGCAAAGTATTACCTCGTCCAGGGCCTAGTGGAGCTTTGTCACAACACCCTGCAG GGAAATGAAGAGCAACCCCTGTGTGTTATACCTGTGGTCACCTCCAgtaaggaagaggagaggctcATCCAGTCTTCCACCAAG CCTGTGGTGAAGCTGGTGTACAACAGAAGCAATAACAAGTACTCCTACACCAG CAACTCAGACGACAACCTGTTGAAGAACATCGAGCTGTTCGACAGGCTGTCCCTCAGCTTCAACGGCCGCGTCCTCTTCATCAAGGACGTGATCGGGGACGAGATCTGCTGCTGGTCCTTCTACGGTCAAGGTCGCAAGCTGGCCGAGGTCTGCTGCACCTCCATCGTCTACGCCACAGAGAAGAAGCAGACCAAG GTGGAGTTCCCCGAAGCTCGCATCTACGAGGAGACTCTGAACACCTTGCTTTACGAGACGATGCCGCTGCCCGACAACTCCCTGCTGGAGGCCACGCGCCGGAGCTACTCCAACTGCGGCTCtcacagcgaggaggaggagggggggcccGGGGGAGCTGAGCCTCGCGAGCGCGTCCGGCGAATCCACGTCAAGAGGTACAGCACGTACGACGACCGGCCACTGGGACACTGA
- the ift20 gene encoding intraflagellar transport protein 20 homolog isoform X1: protein MAKDPLAEAGFYFDELNKLRVLEPDVSQKTSELKEECKEFVDKIGQFQKIVGGLIELVDELAKEAETEKMKAIGARNLLKSVAKQREAQQQQLQALIAEKKMQLERYRIEYEALSKVESEQNEFIDQFILQK, encoded by the exons ATGGCTAAAGACCCATTAGCTGAggcaggcttttattttgatgaacTCAACAAGCTAAGGGTACTGGAGCCTGATGTCAGCCAGAAGACATCAGAGCTCAAGGAAGAGTGCAAAGAATTTGTGGACA AAATTGGCCAGTTTCAGAAGATAGTGGGAGGTCTAATTGAGCTGGTGGATGAATTGGCaaaagaagcagagacagaaaagatgaaG GCAATTGGAGCCAGAAACCTGCTGAAGTCGGTGGCAAAGCAAAGAGAagcccaacagcagcagcttcaggctCTCATAGCCGAGAAGAAGATGCAACTCGAGAG ATATCGTATCGAGTATGAAGCCTTGTCCAAGGTGGAGTCCGAGCAGAACGAGTTCATTGACCAGTTCATTCTGCAGAAGTGA
- the ift20 gene encoding intraflagellar transport protein 20 homolog isoform X2, whose translation MAKDPLAEAGFYFDELNKLRVLEPDVSQKTSELKEECKEFVDKIGQFQKIVGGLIELVDELAKEAETEKMKAIGARNLLKSVAKQREAQQQQLQALIAEKKMQLER comes from the exons ATGGCTAAAGACCCATTAGCTGAggcaggcttttattttgatgaacTCAACAAGCTAAGGGTACTGGAGCCTGATGTCAGCCAGAAGACATCAGAGCTCAAGGAAGAGTGCAAAGAATTTGTGGACA AAATTGGCCAGTTTCAGAAGATAGTGGGAGGTCTAATTGAGCTGGTGGATGAATTGGCaaaagaagcagagacagaaaagatgaaG GCAATTGGAGCCAGAAACCTGCTGAAGTCGGTGGCAAAGCAAAGAGAagcccaacagcagcagcttcaggctCTCATAGCCGAGAAGAAGATGCAACTCGAGAGGTAA
- the lyrm9 gene encoding LYR motif-containing protein 9 — protein sequence MPPLAGAELIQTPVQLYRYLFRCCRQLPTTAMQQHYRHAIRQGYKSHSDEDDPERIQMMIHRAIADADWILDKYTKKK from the exons ATGCCGCCTTTAGCTGGAGCTGAGCTGATCCAGACGCCAGTGCAGCTCTATCGCTATCTTTTCAGATGTTGCAGGCAGTTACCAACCACAGCAATGCAGCAGCATTATCGACATGCCATAAGACAG GGTTACAAAAGTCACTCGGATGAAGACGACCCAGAGAGGATACAAATGATGATCCACAGAGCTATTGCAGATGCTGACTGGATTCTTGACAAA TATACCAAGAAGAAGTGA
- the LOC139285370 gene encoding serine/threonine-protein kinase pim-2-like has product MNVNSSEILRSLDFENNSKISGSTTEPNNGMGEDCRVTRSKRKASIKPESPRKRQRCASGPTEVAVEAVTAKGTKRKASTARESPSKKQRGGSNDTNGCDLPPSSCGPSTSNQNSGSSSVSARSSRANFEAKYLQLDKLGEGGFGSVYAGYRKTDYLPVAIKHILKADVASRPMVLNGETCMVPLEVLLMVSVAHGPEESAAVSLLDWYDLDKEVLLVMERPVSSVDLLNFLNDNGGPVEEDQAKNIVKQLVKAAIQMHSKGVFHRDIKAENVLIETCSDVPRVRVIDFGCGCFEKKRSHRDFSGTPAYAPPEFFIRGKYKAGPTTVWQLGALLFELLEGHKQFTTTKFLQRKMQYSREMRMLKVSRDCLEFLQMCLVLNPKERITLKQMRRHPWLN; this is encoded by the exons ATGAACGTGAATTCCTCAGAGATTCTTCGTTCTCTGGACTTCGAGAACAATTCAA AGATCAGTGGCAGCACCACCGAACCCAACAACGGCATGGGGGAGGACTGCCGGGTGACCAGGAGCAAGAGGAAGGCCAGCATTAAGCCAGAGTCACCCAGAAAAAGGCAGAGGTGTGCCAGCGGCCCCACTGAGGTGGCAGTGGAGGCTGTGACGGCCAAGGGGACCAAGAGAAAGGCCAGCACCGCAAGAGAGTCCCCCAGTAAGAAGCAGAGGGGTGGAAGCAACGACACCAACGGCTGTGACCTCCCCCCGAGCTCCTGTGGCCCTTCAACCTCCAACCAGAACAGCGGGAGCTCGTCCGTCTCAGCCAGAAGCAGCCGAG ccaaCTTTGAGGCCAAGTACCTGCAGCTTGACAAGCTCGGAGAAGGAGGCTTCGGATCAGTTTATGCCGGCTACAGGAAAACGGATTATTTACCA GTGGCGATCAAACATATCCTGAAAGCAGATGTGGCAAGTCGACCAATG GTCCTGAATGGAGAGACGTGCATGGTCCCCCTGGAGGTGCTCCTCATGGTGAGCGTGGCACATGGACCAGAGGAATCTGCAGCCGTGTCATTGTTAGACTGGTATGACCTGGACAAGGAGGTTCTCCTGGTCATGGAGAGACCAGTCTCCTCTGTGGACCTGCTGAACTTCCTGAATGACAACGGTGGTCCCGTGGAGGAAGACCAGGCTAAG aaCATCGTGAAGCAGCTGGTGAAAGCAGCCATTCAAATGCACTCCAAGGGCGTCTTCCACCGTGACATCAAAGCAGAGAACGTCCTTATTGAAACCTGCTCCGATGTCCCTCGAGTCCGGGTCATAGACTTTGGGTGTGGCTGCTTCGAGAAGAAGAGATCTCACCGCGACTTCTCTG gAACCCCTGCGTACGCCCCTCCAGAGTTTTTCATACGGGGGAAATACAAGGCAGGCCCCACCACAGTCTGGCAGCTGGGTGCGCTGCTCTTTGAACTGCTGGAGGGACACAAGCAGTTTACCACCACCAAGTTCCTGCAAAGGAAAATGCAGTACAGCCGCGAGATGCGGATGCTGAAAGTGTCCAGAG aCTGCCTGGAGTTCTTACAgatgtgtttggttttgaacCCAAAGGAGCGCATCACTCTGAAGCAGATGCGGCGGCACCCCTGGCTCAACTAG